In Mercenaria mercenaria strain notata chromosome 13, MADL_Memer_1, whole genome shotgun sequence, the DNA window atgatcagtgcaggctgatcttggtctacactggtcacaaaggcagaatcacttgccaccagcaggctaagggttaaagttctAATCCTTTCACAGACTACTGTCAAATGTTTGTCCAAATGTGAGCTAGTTTATGAAAGTGAAAAGACGCAACTGGAACACTGCAATGTAAATCAAAATGTACACATCTTGTCGTACAATCAATAATTACCTGAACTGTAAATGACAAGGCCTTTTTACGAAACAAACAGTAAAAGAAGGTCACTGGAAATATACAGCCAGATCCATTGGTTGTGAGTAGTACATGTATACACAGCAGTTTTATGCAATGTTAGGAAATGTATAACTATTACGTTAACCGATACCAGGAATtgtgtttgaaaaagaaatttgccaaaaaattcttttatttttgtttttaaaagttttatatttgaacttttaaattcatttttatggCATCTGATAGAGGAAAGAATGatgaatttatatgaaacaaaaacaagaaatgtcAAATGTTTTCAATTCACCTCTTTTGTGAGGACAAATATCATGATTTGCATAAGAATTGCAGTGCTTTCTGTCTGTTCGTTTCTGCTAAAACTGTTATATGATAATTTTCTAGAAAGTTATCACTAACAATGGGCTCATACAGATTTCCAATATTATTGTCCCATTGTTTATTCATTGTTTCTGAATCGCTATAAACAGcgtcatttaaaataatttcattgccaTTATGCAGTATTAAAATTGCTGTCACAAAGAGCATAAGATCCTAACTCCCTTTTTTTAATCACCTTCTCTATGTAACcgcgcagaatttaatcaggaatagactGTCTCACAACTATTTCGTATCTATCCACTGAacaatgtagttcaatgcggaataatttaccactTCTGACGTCATTATCCTTACAGACAGGAAAATTTGACTTACTCTGTAGCCACCTTTGAGGCAGCCGCGAACTTGATTACAAACATACAAGTGCTCATGTCcagtaaaaaatagttcaaaatactTCGAATATATACCAATGGCGCAGTAATTTACTATGAATAACTATCGGCTGCATGCCTTTACTTCAGTATTTTTTACATTACAGGTGGtttgaatgcataactgtatatatcaccatAGCACAGTATCATATTGATGAAATGGTTAGCCAAATCAAATCCTATATGTATTTggtttctaactatcaaagcgctgttagcgcttgtgccatttttggaatggattcttttcataaATCACCTTCCTTCCATCAGTACTGAgctatcagtactttgatttcaCCTGATACACAGAAGATGAATGATGATCGGTAGTAAGGGCGGTAATTGGCGACGAGCTAGGACCACCGTCAGCATGCGGAAACAGGATATATGCGCTAAGTCTGCAGTAACCTGTGATATTTTTGACCGGGGGGATGAGAACTGCGTACTGACGGGATAAATTCATTTGCATCTGTACATTTTACGGTGCACTGATATGTATCATTCAACGTTTAGCTGATCGGCCGTATTAACTGGGACTGCAAGTATTTAACCTAAAAACTCAACTTACAATCCAATACTACAATccaatataaatttatatttaaaactagCAATATCTTGGCTTGTTTGAAGTCCCTTGTTTCTTTTGTTCTTAGATTTTCAGCAACAATTTGCGTTTGTTTCAGATTGTAGTGTTCCAACTTTGTTGGCAGGCGCTTCAGTTTTACGTTTACAGACACACACAAAGTCACGTAATATTCGTAGTAACCCTGGTCTGGTTACACAACTACTTTGATGTAGAATATAATAATGTCTTTAAAGCAGGAGCAATCGGAATCTTCTATAACGAGACAAGAAGCTGCATATATGTCCCCACCTTAATAGTAAATGAGTCCCCACTGCTGGTATGGATCCcatgcttaacccttaccctgcaaaatttctaaaatggactggtccatcattcaatttgggcagtaccacttactaaTTGAATGGATGTTCAATGAAATTTTCTGTCTggatagcaaacagtgcagaccagaggctgatcatggtctgtactggtcgcataggcagaagcacttgccgacagcaggctaaaagttaaggtTCGAGATTAGCTCAAACGAAATTTTAATACTAGTATCATCACTGACTcgtaaaatttcaaacataatcTTGTCAACAAACATATCTAACGGTTAGCAACGAAAATATTTTTCAGGCACTTGTTCTCAACGGTTCTGGTTTACTATCGCAACTAGTTGCCTTTTGCACCATACTTTCAAGTATAGATCATGGTTGGGTTCCTCACATGATACGATTTTGTAACATCCCATAACAGTGCGTTGTTTATGAGTTTCTACCATGGACAAGATTATATGTTATTGGCATGACAGCTCCACCTCAGTGCTATAGTCTCAAAGACACCGCTTTTAGTTCTAGTCTTGTCATAACCAATTTCACGTGCATGAACCATTTTCAGTCCGGAGTTTATACCAAAACATTTCGAAGATAGATTTCGAAGtttcataaatacatgtatgtatcaaTGCTCACCTCGCGTTTTCCGACAATAGAGGAATAAGCCAACAGATACGTCATTCAGTGTATCATTGAACTGTTCTTATTAaggaattattaaattattaacaaAGAATAGCATGTCTTTTCATATTTCTCCGGATTAGCAGAATATCTCGTGTAAGTTTTAGCATATATGCATACACATGTACCGTTGCTTCACATCCATCAATGTATTCCacgtttttcacttttttaactttatattccaacattttttttatataatttttattttgcatactgCTAATAAATTTAACTATGATCTACAAATTGGTGCTAAAATCTTAATATCAGTTAAACTTCAGCAGAATTGTGAAACAGACTCTTGGCCTACAGACTTTCACATTGATTAAACAAAGCGGCTTCTGTAATATCTACTGTACGTTTTAAACACCCGGATAGGGAGGAGGAGGGTCATCAAGATCATCCGTACTACCTTGACCTGAAAAATAAGAACAACgttaataaatacataaatgttcaatataagtaaaaaaaaaattataggaaCAAATATTATTATAAGTTATGAAATTTGTAGTAAAGCCGGGTTACCTCCGGTCTCCTAACAATTCTAGAATAAGCAAAATATAGTCGTAAATTATACCTTGCTTCTAcaattacataatatatataggctATAAACCGACTTTCAGTTTGCTATTTTATGGTGTTTTTCACGTATTATAAAAGTGTTTAACTATATATACCTATTTCACTAGCAAAGATCTGACGaggttttgttttttcattaattaaCGTGTCCATTGCTGTAACAGAGTTGTAGTCTGGAGGTTTCCAAGGATCATCATCGGGTTGGTCTTCGGATGAACTATTAAATGAATAATGGTCCTCATTTATTGGAGAACGACCGTCGTCTTGACTGTTTCTAATTGTGTTATCAGGTAGAACAATTGCCTCCTGTGTATTTGAGGTGTCATCTGAAATAGATTGAACGAGTTAAATAATAATCTCTAATAGACGGAGGTGACTAAGTctcttaaaaatgtttcaaagcaCGCGATCAGAGTCAGATATCTAAGTCACCGGTCAGTCGATACTCTAATGCAAAGATGTAAGAGACAAGTGTTCTTTATATAACCACAAACAAGATGCATTTATAAAACAACTGCATTTTCATTTAAGGAAATCAATATAAGGTGGAGGGCACCatggaaatataatatataaagaagGTTATAACATATTAAACGTTACAGACAagcaattttatgacaatttGGGACAACGCCATAGAAGGTCAAGTACCGAGATTGTTGTTAACAAATATTGTGCCTTCCCTAAAACAATTTATTGGATCAAAAACTGTAAATCAACACGCTACTAACTTCCATAAGCTCTAACACCACTGACCAGATGTCCACTTGTATAAAAGTATTTAACCGAGGTACCAGTATACCATGAACTTAATAACTTCACCTATCTGTAGCTTTATCAAGCAcagttttataagttatatatgcCTAATTCCttatttgaaaaaacaaacaaacaaaacaaaaca includes these proteins:
- the LOC123529662 gene encoding uncharacterized protein LOC123529662 isoform X1, whose translation is METFWYMILAFGIIVFVFLLLVWTLCNCISCDSHQPHDTSNTQEAIVLPDNTIRNSQDDGRSPINEDHYSFNSSSEDQPDDDPWKPPDYNSVTAMDTLINEKTKPRQIFASEIGQGSTDDLDDPPPPYPGV
- the LOC123529662 gene encoding uncharacterized protein LOC123529662 isoform X2, with protein sequence MIQIWKHFDDTSNTQEAIVLPDNTIRNSQDDGRSPINEDHYSFNSSSEDQPDDDPWKPPDYNSVTAMDTLINEKTKPRQIFASEIGQGSTDDLDDPPPPYPGV